The nucleotide sequence atgaaacaaaagttgtagggcgtgaaaaattgaacaatttttgttgatcGGATTTtcaaaccagttcattaatttgcaaccagttgtcaaaaaatacccaaaaattgtagaaagaGAAAACCtattgaaacaaaagttttagagagtgaaaaattgaaccatttctgttgatcggattttgaaaccggttcattaatttgcaaccagttattgaaaattacccaaaaattgagatagagaagaaaactaaaaaacaaaagtttcagAGCGTGAAAACTTAAACCAGTTTTGCgaatcggattttgaaactggttcattaatttgcaaccagttattgaaaattacccgAAAAttgagatagagaaaaaagcttgaaacaaaagttgtagagcgtgaaaaattgaaccatttttgttgATCGGgttttaaaaccggttcattaatttgcaacctaggtattgtcaaaaaatacccaaaaattgtagaaagaGAAAACagattgaaacaaaagtttgaGAGCgtgatttgaacaatttttgctaatcagattttgttgttgttgttgcttaTTGGATTTATCGGTTCAGCGCCTGTGGCACTATTCACGATTACAGTACAATTGCATATCTACATATAGAAggtattaattaaaaatatcttgAGGGGGTTCCTTCTGTAACCTAAGATGTTGATTAATTTGTCCAAATTTCAAtgtgaaaccggttcattaatttgcaccTAGTTATTGAAAATCATCTAGAAAttgagatagagaaaaaagcttgaaacaaaagctgTAGAGTGTagagagtgaaaaattgaactattttcgctaatcggattttgaaaccggtttattagTGCacaaacttgaaacaaaataaaagttGTAGAGGGTGAataattgaactattttcactGATCAGAtgttgaaaccggttcattaatttccAACCAGTTATCGGAAATAacttaaaaattggagatagaaacaaaagcttgaaacaaaagttgtagggcatgaaaaattacagaattcTGTCAAATCATATTTTAAAACCAGGTCATCgattcgcatttagcaaccagtttttgacaatctcTTGAacattgaagatagagaaaacagcttgaaaccaaAGTTGTATATCTACAGCGTGGAAAACCGAACCATTTTCaccaattgaattttgaaaccggttcattaatttgcaaccagttatcaaaaattacctaaaaattggagatggacAAAAAGCTTTGAATAAcaattgtagagcgtgaaaaattaaacaattttcgctaattgaactttgaaaccggttcatcaatttgcaaccagttatttaaaattacctaaaaattggagatagagaaaaaagcttgaaaaaaaagttgtctagagtgaaaaattgaaccattttcgttgatggaattttgaaactggttcaacctggttgcaaattaatctATCacaactggtttcaaaatccgatttgcaaaaatatagttcaatttttcacactctacactCGAGTATCtcccagttttgaaaatttcatttagacCTTAAAATTtgtcataggtacctaccaaaatgcaagcttctttcatcaaatgcagtttcCTCCTGAAATCCACCTCTTTTGCCACTCAAAAAAATCAGCACCTAATCAATGCACTCGATATTAAAATCATTCCACGTATTTGTCCGACAGGTGTATTCTATCCGTGGTTCCTATCGATGTGGTCAATGGCGACAGCATCCACCAGCACGACACCTCCGCCATCATCGCTGACCATCCACTCTGCTGAAAATACTGACACGACGCCTCGAAGATTCCAAACAATGGCAAAACCAGGCCCTACAAACAGATGGATCGCCGACTCGGAAGACTCTCCAACACGTCAACGTACCAGACCGCTCGCATCCTCTTTTCCTTCAACTTTCGAAGAAGTAGTATCTTGGAAACAGATCGATATCGAGTACCCTACGAAGAAAGCTCGAGACGCAGCCATCAAGTCGGGCCGGTTCGTAGCCGAGAACAATTTACCTTTAGGGTTGCACGTGTTCAGGTCGAAGATTTTCGTCACCTTGCCCAAATGGAAGGAAGGTGTACCGGTAACGTTGGGTTTCGTGGGTCGAGGTCAAGGTCGTTCGCCGGCCATAAAACCGTATCCGGATTGGTCTTGGCATGGGCAATCTTGCGACGGTCTAACTTCGGTGTTTCGAATAGACGTGGATGTCTGCAATCGGCTGTGGGTGCTGGATTCGGGCGTAGTTGACGCCGAGAACACCGTTCGACAAATGTGTCCGCCGCAAATCTTCATCTTTGATCTAGAGACCGATAAGCTGCTGCATAGGTACACGTTGCCTCGAGATCAGTCGCCGGATTCGTCCTTACTTTCGAATATAGTGGTGGAAGTGTTACCAAATACCCATAACAATAATGATGGCGACGGTGGACGGCATTACCGCGACACCGACACCGACACCGATAGCCATAGCCATGGTCATAGCCATAGCCATACGCGTAGCCATACTCGTAGTTATAGTACAAATAGTGATAGCGATAGTACTAGTAATTTTAATCACCTTCCTCCTCGCCCCGCCAAGTCGCAGCACCAGCGTTACAATGCGAATCGCGTTAACGGATACGACTGCGTCGACGCTTACGCGTATTTAGGCGACGTTTTTCGATACGGATTAATCGTCTACAGTTATAAAACCAATCGATCGTGGAGAGTTACCCATTCTTATTTCTATCCAGATCCGCTGGCCTCCGATTACGTACTAGACGGTATCGAATTTCAATGGGTAGACGGTCTCTTTGGTATGGCTTTATCGCCTCTCGACTCCAGAGCCCAAAGACTCTTGTACTTCCATCCCTTATCCAGCTACCGAGAGTTCGCCGTCCCTACCCACGTGCTACGCAACGAAACCTTAGGTTTCGCCATGACTAAATTTTTCCGCATCGTAGGCAAACCACGAGGAGAATCTGTATCGCACAGCACCGGAAGCGGTATGTCCAACAACGGTATCCTGTTCTACAATTTGCTAACCAAAGCAGCGGTCGCTTGCTGGAATTCGGATCTGCCTTATGATCCGTCTACGCAACACGTACTGTATCAAGATAACGTCACTATGTCTTTTCCTAATGATTTGAGAGTCGATTTGGAGCCGGAGCAGTCGGTTTGGGTGCTGAGTAACAGGCTGCATAGGTTTTTGTACGATAGACTAGATCCGAACGATGTTAATTTCAGAATATTATCGGCTCCGGTGAATGGAGTGGTCCGTGGGACTGTTTGTGATCAAGGTGCGGTGTATCCTGGTGATGAGTATAAGAGCCAAGAGTCGAGTTCGAGGTATCGAGATCCGTGGTAAATGTATGAATAGGTATTCCGATGGTGTTGGCGTCTAAACTTATTCCAGAATTTCCTATATATATACTATGGATTATCATCTCAGCGATAAATTAGTCAAATTTCAACTGTTATTATTCGTTTgtaatgtgaatgaaaaaaaagagtccGTTAAAAATACATTATCATGTCCATTTTTTTaaccagtgttttttttttttttttttttgaagtactcGTAGCACTAGAAAAAGGAAGGAAGGAAATCAAAGGCGTGCTAAACGAGGAGTGTGGGGGTCTCACCCCTTCCTCCAGACAGAAAAAGTTGGGCAAACAGGGAAGATTAAAGAATCACCAAACCATgggtttttttacttcttgaataacaaattttcaatattttccatttcCTTTCTCCAACCAAAGTTGAAGACTAGACAAATTGACTTCtcgcatcaaaaataatgctgttttacttgaaccccccccccctccccagtCTCTCCAATACATTCcagtcaaaactgccagaaagtccttaaaagaattattgttttattgcatcaaaaaagatcttgaggatttttatgtgttttaagaCGATTCATAAGATTTTTGCTAAGTAGGAATTCAAAGTCATCAAGCGATTCCAGCATgaaaaggtatttttcagtaagtctTTCAGAGAATGCGTCAATTGATTCTATTTGCAGTTCATTATGTAACTGATTGTTTCGGAGGAACCATGGTGCGTTTATAATGATTCTCAGAActttgttttgtataatttgtagctcatgtttgttagtttttgaagctgttaTCCATATTGGCGCTGCACATATGAATGAGCTATGgacgaaatttttgtaaagaagtagacTACAAGATGTAGACAATGTGGAACGACGATTCAGTACCCGATTGGCACAGagtcagatccacactcagaaccacagtcagatattattgccgttttggcagtcagaaaattgatatgtggtcatatccctattcagaatgcactgtctaaaaaatgccgttttgccaaccAGGTAAGGGGTAAAGTTTACGTAGTTTGAGGTAGGCATCACGTGATTTGAGAATGATATGGTATTTGAGAGATAGTTTCTGGTCCAAGTGTATGCCGAGATATTTAACTGTAGATGTACCTATTCCATGGTATGTACCATAGTGTTATCGATTAAGATTTCTGAAGTTGGTGAGATTTTGCGAAGTGTGAAGATTTTCGTTTCACTTTTAAGAGGATTTAGCTCAAGTTTCCAGCCTTCAAACCATGGTTTCAATTCATTGATACCAGCTTGAAGTTGATTATAAGCAATTAGAAGATCattattttggctgagtaaacacgtatcatcagcaaacattgcTATTTCATTATCAACTGGTTTAGGAATATCATAGCAGTAAGTATAAGATGAACAATGTTGGACTCAATACAGCGCCTTGCGGTACACCTTGGCTGATTTCTCAAAATGAAGAGCTTTCATCGTcgatttgaacataaaatttcctattttgaaggaaggaagaaatgattttacatAGAAAGGTGGGAGTTTCGATTATAAGtaactaatttgtgaattaaaccGCAATGCCATACAGAAACGAAGGCCTTTTTGATGTCTATAAAAGATTTGTGAATTGCTTTTTCTCGTAGCCGTTGTTAATGATTTGTACCATTCTATGCAACTAATGAACTGTGctcattttattacaaaaaccatactgaaaagatagcaaaatctgttcctttttcagaaagtccaaaagacatttacaaatgattttttcaaggattttggatAGAGAAGATAGAAGACTGATAGGTCTATAATCATTAGGAGACAAAGAAGGAGATTCTTTTTTGGAAAGCACaattactttggcaattttcaggCATTAGGAAAGTAACCAATTCAAAGgcaagagttgaaaagtgttttgaagctAGCTAGGATATTTGTTGGAAGGTTTTTAAGCATAATGTTACTGATGTTATCCGAGCCTAGTGATTTCCggattttgattgttttgataATATAGCGAATTTCTTCAACTGAGGTTTGACAAAGCATTTTGTGAAGACAATGATTGTTAGGTTCAGTCAAAATATCAAGAGTGTCTCTATTTCTATTACAGAAAATATCTTtgtaaaaatcagcaaataattcacatttttcatcgTTTGCAGTTGCTGATTTGTTATTATGAGTTAGTGGAGGTTATATTGTTGGTTTGTTGAGATGACTTCTAGTGTGATTCCATAAAGAAGAATTGGGCAATAGGCTCTCAAAATATCTTTGGTAGTTGGCATGTCGATATTCTTCCAATCTTTTCCGAACATTATGGATTAGATGATTCAAGCGATTTTTCAAGGAATAGTCTCTTGTTCTTTGCCATTGTCTTctcaagcaattttttttgaggatgaGTCGAACAATGGGAAAAGGAAGATGAGAATTTGTTACACTGACTTTAGAGATTGCTTTTTGAGCTTTGGAGGCAGCACAAAGAATTGATCTAGACAGAGAGTCAAGGTGAGAGTCAATTTCAGTGCTCTGTAAAATCTCTTCAGTAATAGGTGGAAGCTCTTCCAGctctgttttgaaaatagaccaaaaaatgtcctaattttcgccaaaaattatgaaaaaaagaaatttaattttggccaaaattggttgtttttgaaaattgtataaaaattatgGGTTGAAAAAGATGAAGgtttgtgaattttcaagagctttcgctcTCGCCTTGCTCGGGTCCCATTCATGATCTTAAAAATATCCGGAGAAATATTTGAAGCCTGCATGATAATGGACGATTTCTGCCTGCGAGTGAAACCgaacccaccccccccccttccggATCCGAATTTTACAATCTGCACTCTTCACCTTCAGCCATTCTAGAACCTATGGTGTCTTCAAAAGAAACAGAAATTCATTTGAgctgctaaaaattgagttctgCGGCAGACACATCAATTCCCcagtaataacgttttttttggccaaattttttcaattgattttatttttcacctaATCGCcctaattgtcaaaaaaaactcgttaaacaggtcgtgTCTAAGCTAGAACCTGATTTTTTAGaagttcaaattaattttcatacgatttctggagaaatttaaaaattcaggaaaaatcaaaaactgtatTTGAGGCATCAGTGTGGCCGAAAACGGTGGACTTGGAAAGCGACACTTGATTGTGAGTAATTTTTAGGATAGAGGCGACATTCTCTAGTAATTTTGCTCAACGCGAAaatttatttgtcaaaaaaattgacaattttagcaaatagCAGTAGGTAAGctaatttttagaaagtactggcgaaaaatgttttttgcattttttttttttttggggggggaaaacaacgagactttttttggtgatttttggcgattctaaataaaaaagcaagacctttaatttttgctaaaaagcgagcattttttgattttttgtaaaaatcagcaCTTTTTGGCCACGATAGgtaaaaaaatgggaaaactttaattgaacgacagaataaATGAATTGCACGACAGGACAACCCCACGACAACATAATGGTTTTTGAACGACAGGCGACTTAACGACTGTTTTTGTTGTTAGAACGACAACATTGAACGACAGACCTTGGTcaacaaacatgaaaaattcacgtCACGAAAAAGGAAATGCCCGACGAATGTTCGTTACAATTTATCTCATCTCATATCTTACCATTTCCATTTCATTCATGTCTTTATTTGAATGATTTGCAAAGtatctaggtagtaggtagaggtaccagagtcctgcacaGTATAGTTGAATTACTAGTTGGTCGTGGGAGCGGTAccattatttatttcatttgaaaaaaaaaatgaataaatagatTTTGCCAGACTGTAAgaattttcatctattttatttttgaaatcgatgaaacccaacaaaaaattgcaaccaaATGATTTCAACAAGAtgtagaaaaatgtcaaatttttggtcaatgaCCAACCCCTTACATCCATATTCTCAACTTTTGTCAcacccaaaattgggtgggGAGATGCCCATGTGCCCAAAATAAGCTTTTTAATGAATTGTTGCATTTTCTACAGTTTTTTAAGGTTCACGcgcaaaattcaagtttttaaagatGACCCCTCCTggaaataaaattgagaaaatttccaaaaatagtacatactacatacgtgATCATCtaaacatatttttagaagGAAAACAATTTTGTG is from Planococcus citri chromosome 1, ihPlaCitr1.1, whole genome shotgun sequence and encodes:
- the LOC135838336 gene encoding protein yellow-like, producing the protein MKSLMGHSLAWPADYNWYPVTEISNFPRQHVTNVSVFYPWFLSMWSMATASTSTTPPPSSLTIHSAENTDTTPRRFQTMAKPGPTNRWIADSEDSPTRQRTRPLASSFPSTFEEVVSWKQIDIEYPTKKARDAAIKSGRFVAENNLPLGLHVFRSKIFVTLPKWKEGVPVTLGFVGRGQGRSPAIKPYPDWSWHGQSCDGLTSVFRIDVDVCNRLWVLDSGVVDAENTVRQMCPPQIFIFDLETDKLLHRYTLPRDQSPDSSLLSNIVVEVLPNTHNNNDGDGGRHYRDTDTDTDSHSHGHSHSHTRSHTRSYSTNSDSDSTSNFNHLPPRPAKSQHQRYNANRVNGYDCVDAYAYLGDVFRYGLIVYSYKTNRSWRVTHSYFYPDPLASDYVLDGIEFQWVDGLFGMALSPLDSRAQRLLYFHPLSSYREFAVPTHVLRNETLGFAMTKFFRIVGKPRGESVSHSTGSGMSNNGILFYNLLTKAAVACWNSDLPYDPSTQHVLYQDNVTMSFPNDLRVDLEPEQSVWVLSNRLHRFLYDRLDPNDVNFRILSAPVNGVVRGTVCDQGAVYPGDEYKSQESSSRYRDPW